A single window of Aspergillus oryzae RIB40 DNA, chromosome 8 DNA harbors:
- a CDS encoding aromatic alcohol reductase (predicted protein) — protein MPKYAKDQPIGFKNTIERVAIVGAGGTVGSHITNTLLKTGRHTVTALSRKDSGNKLPEGVLVAPVDYDDEATLVAALKDQQFLIITMAPTAPRDTHSKLVQAAAKAGIPYVMPNGYGGDIEDIKLGEETLLGPVAKANRDEIERLGMQWITVCCGFWYDYSLAGGEARFGFDFDKRSLTIYDDGNTKNSTSTLSQVGRAVAKVLSLKELPEDENDKSLTLSTFLNKGVYVKSFVVSQNDMFESVKRVTGTTDADWTITHEDTKKRYEDGLALMKLGNMAGFGKMLYARAFYPDHPNDLSKKAQNDLLGLPDESLDEATKVGINMVKELQLRDERMAS, from the exons ATGCCCAAATACGCCAAAGACCAGCCCATCGGCTTCAAAAACACCATCGAAAGAGTAGCCATTGTCGGC GCTGGAGGCACCGTTGGATCGCACATTACGAACACCCTTCTAAAGACCGGAAGACACACAGTCACGGCCCTTTCCCGCAAAGACAGTGGTAACAAACTCCCCGAAGGCGTCCTAGTCGCCCCAGTCGACTACGATGACGAGGCCACCCTTGTAGCCGCCCTCAAGGACCAGCAATTCTTGATCATAACCATGGCCCCCACCGCGCCCCGCGACACCCATAGCAAGCTCGTCCAGGCGGCCGCCAAGGCCGGTATTCCGTACGTCATGCCTAACGGGTATGGCGGCGACATTGAGGACATTAAACTCGGCGAGGAAACGCTGCTGGGGCCCGTAGCCAAGGCTAACAGGGACGAGATTGAGAGGCTCGGTATGCAGTGGATCACAGTGTGCTGTGGGTTCTGGTACGATTACAGCTTGGCGGGTGGGGAGGCGCGTTTCGGGTTCGACTTTGACAAGCGTTCCCTGACAATCTACGACGATGGTAATACCAAGAACTCGACGTCGACGTTATCGCAGGTTGGGCGTGCCGTGGCTAAGGTACTGAGCCTTAAGGAACTGCCAGAGGATGAAAATGATAAGAGTCTTACTTTGTCGACGTTCCTTAACAAGGGCGTGTACGTTAAGAGCTTCGTGGTCAGCCAGAACGATATGTTTGAGAGCGTCAAACGTGTCACCGGTACTACTGACGCTGACTGGACGATCACTCATGAGGACACCAAGAAGCGATATGAGGATGGCCTGGCGCTAATGAAGTTGGGTAATATGGCTGGCTTTGGTAAGATGCTGTATGCAAGGGCGTTCTATCCGGATCATCCCAACGATCTCTCGAAGAAGGCTCAAAATGACCTGCTTGGGTTACCGGATGAAAGCCTGGATGAAGCTACTAAGGTGGGGATAAATATGGTCAAGGAGCTGCAGCTTCGTGATGAGCGTATGGCGTCCTAG
- a CDS encoding tryptophan synthase subunit beta (tryptophan synthase beta chain): MPDAKPYSQSYPDAEGYFGQFGGKHYPPEVQPALEELANTYQELRQSPEFQRALNKARIGLQGRPTPVHYLETISKQVGGAQIYVKREDLNHTGAHKINHCVGFALLAKKLGKTKLIAETGAGQHGVALATAAAYFGLECEVHMGEIDVSKQSSNVGRMQLLGARVVSATAGQSALKEASDSAFNAYVEQHKHALYAIGSAIGPHPFPLIVRDFQSVVGQEAREQFLSITNGSLPEHVVACVAGGSNAMGMYSAFLDDRGVILHAVEPLGKSDELGQHAATLSYGKPGTLHGARSIVLQHDDGTPANVSSVASGLVYPGIGPEMAMLHEAGRISVATISDEEVISTFFRMAKFEGIIPALESAHAVAFAIRLASQRPSSERILVNLSGRGDKDVEYVLQNYGTGQ, translated from the coding sequence ATGCCGGACGCTAAACCTTATTCCCAAAGCTACCCCGACGCCGAAGGGTATTTCGGTCAGTTCGGTGGCAAGCATTATCCTCCTGAGGTTCAGCCTGCACTAGAAGAACTGGCCAACACATATCAGGAGCTGCGTCAATCACCGGAATTCCAGCGCGCCCTCAACAAGGCCCGAATCGGACTTCAAGGGCGGCCAACGCCGGTCCATTATCTCGAAACTATATCGAAGCAGGTCGGGGGCGCTCAGATCTACGTTAAGCGCGAGGATTTGAATCACACAGGCGCGCACAAAATCAATCACTGCGTTGGCTTCGCCCTCCTGGCCAAGAAACTCGGTAAGACGAAGTTGATAGCGGAAACGGGGGCCGGTCAGCATGGCGTCGCGCTCGCAACTGCGGCGGCCTATTTTGGCCTGGAATGTGAGGTTCACATGGGCGAGATCGATGTTAGTAAACAGAGTTCGAATGTCGGTCGCATGCAGCTGCTCGGCGCACGCGTAGTGTCTGCAACCGCTGGCCAATCGGCTCTGAAGGAGGCCAGTGACTCCGCGTTTAATGCATATGTAGAGCAGCATAAGCATGCGCTATATGCGATCGGATCGGCTATAGGGCCtcatccctttcccttgatTGTTCGGGACTTTCAGAGTGTGGTGGGTCAAGAGGCCCGTGAGCAGTTCCTTTCGATTACGAATGGAAGCTTGCCTGAGCATGTTGTTGCCTGTGTTGCGGGTGGCTCGAATGCGATGGGCATGTATTCGGCTTTTCTTGATGATCGGGGGGTCATTCTGCATGCAGTGGAACCACTGGGCAAATCCGATGAGCTGGGTCAGCACGCCGCCACGCTATCCTATGGTAAACCGGGAACATTGCATGGTGCTCGGTCGATTGTGCTGCAGCATGATGATGGTACGCCTGCGAATGTCTCATCCGTGGCATCTGGGCTCGTCTACCCTGGCATCGGCCCGGAGATGGCGATGCTCCATGAAGCCGGTCGGATTTCCGTCGCAACAATTTCCGATGAGGAAGTCATCAGTACCTTTTTTCGCATGGCAAAATTTGAGGGAATCATCCCTGCTCTGGAAAGTGCGCATGCGGTAGCATTCGCGATCCGATTGGCGTCGCAGCGCCCTTCGTCCGAACGCATACTGGTCAATCTTTCGGGGCGCGGTGACAAAGACGTTGAATACGTGCTTCAGAATTATGGTACTGGGCAGTAG
- a CDS encoding uncharacterized protein (flavonol reductase/cinnamoyl-CoA reductase) gives MARRALLTGGNGFIGSHILAQLLDHGCTVCCAVRTQEKGDKILRDFATQQSQITITIVPDIVAPGAYDTAVQGTPAFDAVYHTASPFTYANAGSNLQFLEPAIKGTLNLLKAVKDNAPSVKRVIWTGSCASVIDYDNLVADPPRIYTEADWNPVTWEEAVNGDPSKAYRGSKLFAEREAWQFMKEEQPHFDLVTLSPPATFGPLRHSITSIGELNESNSRLWKFCFSSTKDAPVPYMPVHTYVDVRDLAYAQFRAMIVPEAGNQRFVVCARQFDFQDVCDILRSHHPELSERTPLGKPGTRSLPPGAYSIDNSKVKKFLGVEFRSLEETVLDAARCMLDIERNEKQALST, from the exons ATGGCCCGTCGCGCTCTTCTTACCGGGGGCAACGGCTTCATCGGATCCCACATCCTCGCCCAGCTTCTTGACCACGGCTGCACCGTCTGCTGTGCTGTTAGAAcacaagaaaaaggcgaCAAGATCTTGAGGGACTTCGCCACCCAGCAGTCTCAGATAACTATCACAATCGTCCCCGACATCGTCGCACCGGGGGCATATGACACGGCGGTACAGGGAACCCCCGCTTTTGACGCCGTCTATCATACTGCATCCCCATTCACGTACGCGAACGCGGGAAGCAATCTCCAGTTTCTCGAGCCGGCGATCAAGGGGACATTGAACCTGCTCAAAGCCGTGAAAGACAATGCCCCTAGTGTGAAGAGAGTCATTTGGACCGGCAGCTGTGCCAGTGTGATTGACTACGACAACCTTGTCGCGGACCCACCAAGGATTTATACGGAAGCGGATTGGAACCCTGTTACATGGGAAGAGGCAGTGAATGGGGATCCGTCGAAAGCATACAGAGGTAGTAAGCTTTTTGCAGAACGAGAAG CATGGCAGTTtatgaaggaagaacaaccaCATTTTGACTTGGTGACGTTATCTCCGCCGGCGACTTTTGGTCCTCTGCGACATTCTATTACAAGTATCGGGGAGTTGAACGAGTCCAATTCTCGGTTGTGGAAATTCTGCTTCAGCTCGACAAAAGATGCACCGGTACCCTATATGCCTGTACACACCTATGTTGACGTTCGA GATCTTGCATATGCACAATTCAGAGCTATGATTGTCCCAGAGGCAGGCAACCAACGGTTTGTGGTGTGCGCCAGGCAATTCGACTTCCAGGATGTTTGCGATATTCTCCGATCACACCATCCCGAACTGAGCGAACGCACGCCGCTTGGCAAACCAGGAACACGCTCTTTACCTCCGGGTGCATATTCCATTGATAATTCCAAGGTGAAAAAGTTTTTAGGGGTGGAGTTCCGAAGTCTCGAAGAGACAGTTCTGGACGCCGCGCGGTGCATGTTAGATATTGAGCGGAACGAAAAGCAAGCTCTTTCCACCTAG
- a CDS encoding peptide MFS transporter (H+/oligopeptide symporter), translating to MSSDRDVEVTQQQAQYNATHVIDDKDGLEANEKALGPTPDGEEPTQDEIKNLRHIAENLPVSAWLVAIVELCERFTYYGMSGLYQNYANLPLDGSQGRGALGLGHQGATGLTTFNQFWCYVTPIVGAIVADQYLGKYKTIVLFSIIYMIGLLILVCTSIPSSLEHGAGLGGFVVAILIVGLGTGGIKSNVAPLIADQYKRKKMAIKTIAKTGERVVIDPALTIQRIYMIFYGCINVGSLSLLATPYMERDIGYWSGYLLCLCMFICGSCVLIVGRKYYVVRPPQGSIITNAFKALWIMVINRNMDAPKPTWQAEHGSRDVPWDDHFVDELKRALVACKVFAFYPIYWVVYTQFSSNFVTQADQMEGHGVPNDLMQNFDPISIIVFIPVLELTVYPLLRRCHIQFRPITRIALGFIVASLAMMYAAIVQHLIYSAGPCYEHPGCDASIVNGQTTGNRVHIAIQTPAYVFIGLSEIFASVSGLEYAYTKAPPTMKSFVQSMYLLTNAFGAAIAEALTPAAYDPAIMWMFVGLAVASFLAGVIFFIVYRHLNHTEDEMNALDADDDVVAAAQQAEEEKRRKKEESS from the exons atgtcttcaGATCGTGATGTTGAGGTGACTCA ACAACAGGCCCAATACAATGCCACACATGTAATCGATGACAAGGATGGCCTCGAGGCCAACGAAAAGGCTCTGGGACCTACTCCAGATGGCGAAGAGCCCACTCAGGATGAAATCAAGAACTTGCGCCATATTGCGGAGAACCTGCCTGTCTCCGCCTGGCTGGTCGCTATTGTCGAACTTTGCGAACGTTTCACATACTACGGTATGAGCGGGTTGTATCAGAACTACGCGAACCTTCCTCTAGATGGTAGCCAAGGACGTGGTGCTCTGGGCCTTGGTCATCAGGGTGCAACTGGTCTTACCACCTTCAACCAGTTCTGGTGCTACGTCACTCCCATTGttggtgccattgttgcCGATCAGTACCTTGGAAAATACAAGACCatcgttctcttctccattaTTTACATGATTGGTTTGCTCATTCTGGTTTGCACTTCAATTCCCTCGTCTCTTGAACATGGCGCTGGTTTGGGAGGCTTCGTCGTTGCCATCCTGATCGTCGGTCTGGGAACTGGTGGTATCAAGAGTAACGTGGCCCCTCTG ATTGCCGACCAATAcaagcggaagaagatggctaTCAAAACCATCGCCAAGACTGGCGAACGGGTCGTCATTGATCCTGCCCTGACAATTCAGCGTATTTACATGATCTTCTACGGATGTATCAACGTTGGTTCTCTCTCGTTGCTGGCCACTCCTTACATGGAGAGAGATATCGGCTACTGGTCTGGTTATCTGCTTTGTCTGTGCATGTTCATCTGCGGTTCCTGCGTGCTTATTGTCGGACGCAAGTATTACGTCGTCCGCCCTCCCCAGGGTTCTATCATCACCAACGCCTTCAAGGCGCTGTGGATTATGGTCATCAATCGTAACATGGACGCGCCCAAGCCCACCTGGCAGGCTGAGCACGGTAGCCGCGACGTGCCTTGGGACGACCACTTCGTCGACGAGCTCAAGCGTGCTCTGGTTGCCTGCAAAGTTTTCGCTTTCTACCCCATCTACTGGGTCGTCTACACTCAGTTCTCGAGTAACTTCGTCACTCAGGCCGATCAGATGGAGGGCCATGGTGTTCCCAACGACTTGATGCAGAACTTCGACCCTATCTCCATTATCGTTTTCATCCCGGTTCTGGAACTAACGGTCTACCCCTTGCTCCGTCGTTGTCATATCCAGTTCCGTCCTATTACCCGTATCGCTCTAGGCTTCATCGTCGCCTCTTTGGCTATGATGTACGCCGCCATTGTCCAGCATCTCATTTACTCTGCCGGACCCTGTTACGAGCACCCTGGCTGTGATGCCTCCATCGTCAACGGACAGACCACTGGCAACCGCGTGCACATTGCCATTCAGACCCCTGCCTACGTGTTCATCGGTCTCTCGGAGATTTTCGCATCGGTGTCCGGTCTTGAGTACGCTTACACCAAGGCGCCCCCAACCATGAAGTCGTTCGTGCAGTCCATGTACCTCCTCACCAACGCCTTCGGTGCCGCCATCGCTGAGGCTCTTACTCCTGCCGCTTACGATCCCGCCATCATGTGGATGTTCGTCGGTCTTGCCGTTGCTTCGTTCCTCGCCGgtgtcatcttcttcatcgtgtACCGCCATCTGAACCACACAGAAGACGAGATGAACGCCCTCGacgccgatgatgatgtcgtAGCTGCGGCTCAgcaggcggaggaggagaagaggaggaagaaagaggagagcTCCTGA
- a CDS encoding non-canonical purine NTP pyrophosphatase (inosine triphosphate pyrophosphatase) has translation MTDSDNPLILVTGNKNKVLEVKAILGPTATLEVLDINLPEIQGSVEEITREKCRAAAETIGGPVLVEDSALEMRALGGLPGAYVKAFVETIGNEGLNRILSAFDDKSAEAVCTFGYSQGPGHEPLLFQGRLQGRIVPARGVSSFGWEPIFEVEGEGVTLAEMEVGKKNGLSHRFKALVKFREWFLGARRPV, from the exons ATGACCGACTCCGACAACCCCCTGATCCTCGTGACAGGGAACAAAAACAAAGTCCTAGAAGTAAAAGCCATCCTGGGGCCCACCGCCACGCTCGAAGTCCTGGATATCAATCTCCCCGAGATCCAGGGTAGTGTGGAAGAGATTACGCGTGAGAAATGTCGCGCGGCAGCTGAGACT ATAGGAGGGCCTGTGTTGGTTGAAGATTCGGCGCTTGAGATGCGCGCGTTGGGTGGTTTGCCTGGGGCTTATGT AAAAGCATTCGTGGAAACAATAGGCAACGAGGGCCTTAACCGAATCCTCTCAGCCTTCGACGATAAATCCGCCGAAGCAGTATGTACGTTCGGATATTCCCAAGGACCAGGACATGAGCCTCTTCTATTCCAGGGTCGATTGCAA GGACGCATCGTTCCAGCTAGGGGCGTTTCATCTTTCG GTTGGGAGCCGATTTTTGAAGTCGAAGGGGAGGGAGTGACGTTGGCGGAGATGGAGGTTGGGAAGAAG AATGGACTTTCGCATCGCTTTAAGGCGTTGGTGAAGTTTAGAGAATGGTTTTTGGGCGCTAGGAGGCCTGTTTAG
- a CDS encoding T6SS phospholipase effector Tle1-like catalytic domain-containing protein (uncharacterized conserved protein): MSCPEHRKRAERVIVLCFDGTSNTFQADGTESVRVIAGVGTEISPTSLSSNPLRRRSKLFSSKLVDSALAVSFDQHVLGGYRFLMRHYRAGSQIYIFGFSRGAYTARFLNEMLDHAGLLSADNEEMIPFIWEAFSSYKLTVGAKNQLEQEESKKTSQFLKACRETVCREVDRVHFLGLFDTVNSTAEFQVNAEVKPDSEIIRHALSIDERRVKFYPVLIEPKKEYHYRVHRRLWPWSYRGSTTCGQGGGDSGKQDIQEVWFPGGHSDVGGGWDFDKEEDWRLSHGPLVWMVHEAQRAGLHFDKEKLDMLVSSERQEKVDSVDKKSEKPARDSPEDLVKSLHLSSTKGVLHDSLKTGEGTRFWYLMEHIPFRRMVLQLDGSWKPTRWPLHRGRSRDIPKYAQIHVSAIERMKADTTYRPMNVILEGPAVRKGEASAQFEIGEWKVCCHKGDRVREAYVRE; this comes from the exons GTGTACGGGT AATAGCGGGTGTTGGAACCGAGATCTCTCCGACTTCTCTCAGCAGCAACCCTTTGCGACGCCGCAGTAAGCTTTTCAGCAGCAAGCTTGTTGACTCGGCCTTGGCTGTCTCCTTCGACCAGCATGTCCTTGGGGGATATAGATTCCTCATGCGACATTACCGCGCCGGATCCCAGATCTATATTTTCGGCTTTTCCCGAGGAGCATACACAGCTCGCTTTCTGAATGAGATGCTGGACCACGCTGGGCTGCTGTCCGCTGACAACGAAGAGATGATCCCCTTCATCTGGGAGGCATTTTCGTCCTACAAATTGACGGTTGGAGCTAAAAATCAACTCGAACaggaggaaagcaagaaaacaTCGCAATTCCTCAAGGCCTGCAGAGAAACAGTTTGTCGCGAAGTAGATCGGGTTCATTTCCTGGGTTTATTCGATACTGTCAATAGCACTGCCGAGTTTCAGGTCAATGCGGAGGTGAAGCCGGATTCGGAGATCATCAGACATGCATTGAGTATCGACGAACGCAGGGTCAAGTTCTACCCGGTCCTCATAGAACCCAAAAAGGAGTACCATTACAGGGTTCATCGACGCCTGTGGCCCTGGAGTTATAGAGGCTCAACAACATGTGGCCAGGGAGGCGGCGATTCAGGTAAGCAAGATATTCAGGAAGTGTGGTTCCCCGGTGGCCATTCAGATGTGGGTGGAGGTTGGGACTTTgataaagaggaagattgGAGGCTGTCTCATGGGCCACTGGTTTGGATGGTGCATGAAGCTCAGCGCGCTGGGCTTCATtttgacaaagaaaaactcGATATGCTCGTGAGTAGCGAGAGGCAAGAGAAAGTTGATTCTGTGGACAAAAAGAGCGAAAAACCGGCTCGGGACAGCCCCGAGGATCTTGTCAAGTCTCTTCACCTTTCGAGCACAAAAGGCGTACTGCATGATAGTCTTAAAACGGGCGAGGGAACTCGCTTTTGGTATCTGATGGAGCATATACCGTTCCGGCGCATGGTGCTACAGCTCGATGGCTCGTGGAAACCCACTCGGTGGCCACTACACCGGGGGAGGAGCAGAGACATTCCAAAATATGCGCAGATCCACGTCTCTGCAATTGAGCGGATGAAAGCCGACACAACCTACCGACCAATGAATGTTATTCTCGAGGGTCCTGCAGTTCGGAAGGGTGAAGCCTCCGCCCAGTTTGAGATCGGGGAGTGGAAAGTCTGTTGTCATAAGGGCGATCGCGTGCGAGAGGCGTATGTTCGGGAATAG